The Psychromonas sp. MME1 genome window below encodes:
- the gcvT gene encoding glycine cleavage system aminomethyltransferase GcvT, producing the protein MSEQLLITPLHALHIEMGGKMVPFAGYDMPVQYKLGVLKEHLHCREKAGLFDVSHMGQIRLIGENAAQALEALVPVDIVDLEKGKQRYAFFTNEQGGILDDFMVSNFGDHLFIVVNAACKKQDINHLKANLPNDVRLEVIDDRALLALQGPLAAKILSQINPAVNELRFMDCTTMQLLDIECYVSRSGYTGEDGFEISVPADYAQVLARALQAFSEVEWIGLGARDSLRLECGLCLYGHDIDQTTTPVEASLLWAMSKVRREDGQRAGGFLGADIILAQIKTKKIKRKRVGLLGISKAPVREGTLLFDTQDNEIGIVTSGSFAPSKGMPVAMAYLDSKFIELGTELYASVRGKKLAMKVEKMPFVAQRYYRG; encoded by the coding sequence ATGTCAGAACAATTACTTATAACCCCACTGCACGCACTACATATTGAAATGGGCGGAAAAATGGTCCCTTTTGCGGGGTATGATATGCCCGTGCAATATAAATTAGGTGTACTTAAAGAGCATTTACATTGCCGCGAAAAGGCCGGTTTATTTGATGTGTCACACATGGGGCAAATACGTTTAATAGGTGAAAATGCTGCGCAAGCGTTAGAAGCGTTAGTGCCTGTTGATATTGTTGATTTAGAGAAGGGCAAGCAACGTTACGCCTTTTTTACCAATGAGCAGGGCGGCATCCTTGATGATTTTATGGTCAGTAATTTTGGCGACCATCTCTTTATTGTGGTTAATGCAGCATGTAAGAAGCAAGACATTAATCACTTAAAGGCAAATTTGCCCAATGATGTACGCCTTGAAGTCATAGATGATCGCGCACTGCTGGCACTGCAAGGGCCGCTCGCCGCAAAGATATTATCGCAGATTAATCCCGCCGTTAATGAGTTGCGATTCATGGATTGCACCACCATGCAACTGCTCGATATTGAATGTTACGTCAGCCGCTCAGGTTACACGGGTGAAGATGGTTTTGAAATATCGGTGCCAGCGGACTATGCGCAGGTATTGGCCCGTGCTTTACAGGCATTTTCGGAGGTAGAATGGATTGGTTTGGGCGCGCGTGATTCGTTACGTTTGGAGTGTGGCCTCTGTTTGTATGGTCATGATATTGATCAAACTACGACACCCGTGGAAGCCAGTCTGTTATGGGCGATGAGTAAAGTGCGTCGTGAAGATGGGCAAAGAGCAGGGGGCTTTCTTGGCGCAGATATTATTCTGGCGCAAATAAAAACAAAAAAAATCAAGCGTAAACGAGTTGGTTTATTGGGTATTAGTAAAGCCCCCGTGCGCGAAGGTACACTACTTTTTGATACTCAAGATAATGAAATAGGTATCGTCACAAGCGGTAGCTTTGCACCAAGCAAGGGTATGCCCGTTGCGATGGCTTATCTTGACAGTAAATTTATTGAACTTGGCACTGAACTTTATGCCTCAGTACGTGGTAAGAAATTAGCCATGAAAGTTGAAAAAATGCCTTTTGTAGCGCAGCGTTATTATCGCGGATAA
- the gcvP gene encoding aminomethyl-transferring glycine dehydrogenase has protein sequence MTDTSLLDLLSNNNEFATRHNGPDSEQQKVMLETIGVDSLDQLIEETVPAAIRLPKKLQLGNAQSESEMLTSLKELASKNVCNRSYIGQGYYNTFTPNVVLRNVLENPGWYSAYTPYQPEISQGRLESLLNYQQMIMDLTAMEIANASLLDEATAAAEAMTLCKRAGKSKSNTFFVCDELHPQTIDVLHTRAEYIGFEIITGALDEMDKHDIFAAILQYPSTTGNVQDLTELISQAHSKNTLVAVATDLLALTLLKAPGEMGADVVIGSAQRFGVAMGFGGPHAAFMASKDKFKRTLPGRIIGVSKDRRGNSALRMAMQTREQHIRREKATSNICTAQALLANMAAFYAIYHGPAGLRKIGRRVHHLTAILAAGLQSEGIELQHAHFFDTLTINCPDHGKAIYHRALAKGMNLRKFPTADNVPVQLGISLDETSTINDVDDLLLTITGKSLQASDFANAISADEFAAIPLTCRRESDYLTHPVFNRYHSETQMMRYMKKLENKDYSLTHGMIPLGSCTMKLNAAAEMLPITWPEFSQIHPFAPTEQSFGYQALAEKLTEMLCEITGYDGFSLQPNSGAQGEYAGLIAIQRYHQSNGQGHRNICLIPSSAHGTNPASAAMVSMQVVVVACDPLGNIDHADLKVKIETHRDNLSCIMITYPSTHGVYEEGIQEVCTWVHEAGGQVYLDGANMNAQVGLTSPGFIGADVSHLNLHKTFCIPHGGGGPGVGPIGVKAHLIPFLPGHIEVTESADNKHYAVSAAELGSASILPISYAYVAMMGEAGLTQATRLAILNANYIMARLRPHYPVLYRGKAGRVAHECIIDIRPIEAASGISGEDIAKRLMDYGFHAPTMSFPVAGTLMIEPTESEDLAELDRFCDAMIAIRQEIAQLQSGVWTATDNPLTNAPHTQADLMDDIWPHSYSKEVACFPTQQSKESKYWPAVNRVDNVFGDRHLFCACPSIDNYE, from the coding sequence ATGACCGATACCTCGCTGCTTGATCTATTATCTAATAACAATGAATTCGCCACCCGTCACAACGGACCAGATAGTGAACAACAAAAGGTGATGCTTGAAACCATCGGCGTTGATAGCCTTGATCAACTGATTGAGGAAACTGTGCCTGCTGCGATCCGCTTACCTAAAAAATTGCAACTAGGCAATGCGCAAAGTGAATCGGAGATGCTAACTTCGCTTAAGGAGCTCGCCAGCAAAAATGTCTGTAACCGTAGTTATATCGGGCAAGGTTATTACAACACCTTTACCCCTAATGTGGTGTTGCGCAATGTCTTAGAAAATCCCGGCTGGTATAGCGCCTATACCCCTTATCAGCCTGAAATATCACAGGGGCGTTTAGAATCTCTGCTAAATTATCAACAAATGATCATGGATTTAACCGCCATGGAAATAGCAAATGCTTCATTATTAGATGAAGCAACCGCTGCCGCTGAAGCGATGACCCTTTGTAAACGCGCAGGCAAAAGCAAAAGTAATACCTTTTTTGTCTGTGACGAATTGCACCCACAAACGATTGATGTACTACACACTCGCGCCGAGTATATTGGTTTTGAAATTATCACAGGCGCACTCGATGAAATGGACAAACACGATATATTTGCCGCCATTTTACAATACCCAAGTACCACGGGGAATGTGCAAGATTTAACGGAACTCATTAGCCAAGCACACAGTAAAAATACTTTAGTAGCGGTTGCCACGGATTTACTCGCCTTAACACTGCTCAAAGCGCCCGGTGAAATGGGCGCAGATGTCGTTATTGGTAGTGCACAGCGGTTTGGTGTAGCGATGGGCTTTGGTGGGCCACATGCTGCTTTTATGGCAAGCAAAGATAAATTCAAACGCACCCTGCCGGGTCGCATTATTGGCGTTTCTAAAGATAGACGAGGTAATAGCGCCCTGCGCATGGCAATGCAAACACGCGAACAACATATCCGCCGTGAAAAAGCGACCTCTAACATCTGTACGGCACAGGCATTGCTTGCCAATATGGCGGCATTTTATGCAATTTATCATGGTCCCGCAGGCCTGCGTAAAATTGGACGGCGCGTACACCACCTAACGGCGATTCTTGCTGCAGGGTTACAAAGCGAAGGGATCGAACTACAACACGCTCACTTTTTCGATACCTTAACCATCAATTGTCCTGATCACGGCAAAGCGATTTACCATCGTGCACTAGCTAAAGGTATGAATTTACGCAAATTCCCCACCGCAGATAATGTGCCCGTACAACTTGGTATCAGTCTCGATGAAACTTCAACCATTAATGATGTCGATGATTTACTACTTACAATCACGGGAAAATCACTCCAAGCGAGCGACTTTGCCAACGCTATTAGTGCCGATGAATTCGCTGCAATTCCCTTAACTTGTCGCCGCGAGAGTGATTATTTAACGCACCCTGTTTTTAATAGATATCACAGTGAAACGCAAATGATGCGCTATATGAAAAAATTAGAGAATAAAGATTACTCCTTAACACATGGCATGATCCCACTGGGCAGTTGCACCATGAAACTTAATGCAGCCGCTGAAATGTTGCCGATCACCTGGCCTGAATTTTCTCAAATACACCCTTTCGCACCGACCGAGCAAAGTTTCGGTTATCAAGCCTTAGCAGAAAAATTAACGGAGATGTTATGTGAGATTACCGGTTACGATGGCTTTTCATTGCAACCCAATTCCGGTGCACAAGGTGAATATGCTGGGTTGATTGCGATTCAACGTTATCACCAAAGTAACGGCCAAGGTCATCGGAATATTTGTTTAATACCCAGCTCTGCCCATGGCACTAATCCCGCCAGTGCCGCCATGGTATCAATGCAGGTTGTGGTTGTTGCCTGTGATCCCTTAGGGAATATCGACCATGCGGATCTAAAGGTAAAAATAGAAACGCACCGTGATAATCTCTCATGTATTATGATCACTTATCCTTCAACGCACGGTGTTTATGAAGAAGGGATTCAAGAAGTATGCACATGGGTACACGAGGCAGGTGGTCAAGTTTACCTCGATGGTGCCAACATGAACGCACAAGTTGGGCTAACAAGCCCCGGATTTATTGGCGCTGATGTTTCCCATTTGAACCTGCATAAAACCTTCTGCATTCCCCATGGCGGTGGCGGCCCCGGCGTGGGGCCAATCGGCGTAAAAGCGCACCTCATCCCATTTTTACCCGGACACATTGAAGTGACTGAGTCTGCCGATAATAAACACTATGCCGTTTCCGCAGCGGAACTCGGATCAGCTTCTATTCTGCCAATCTCCTACGCCTATGTTGCCATGATGGGTGAAGCGGGATTAACACAGGCGACTAGGCTTGCCATACTCAATGCCAATTACATTATGGCGCGTTTACGTCCACACTACCCAGTTTTATATCGCGGTAAAGCGGGTCGTGTTGCCCACGAATGTATTATTGATATTCGCCCTATCGAAGCAGCATCGGGCATTTCAGGCGAAGATATTGCCAAACGTTTAATGGACTACGGCTTTCACGCACCAACCATGTCTTTTCCCGTTGCGGGCACATTAATGATAGAACCAACGGAATCGGAGGATTTAGCCGAATTAGATAGATTTTGTGATGCCATGATTGCGATTCGCCAAGAAATTGCTCAACTGCAAAGCGGCGTGTGGACAGCTACGGATAACCCATTAACCAATGCCCCTCATACACAGGCCGATTTAATGGATGATATATGGCCACACAGTTACAGTAAAGAAGTCGCTTGCTTCCCCACTCAACAGAGTAAAGAGAGCAAATACTGGCCAGCAGTCAATCGCGTTGACAACGTCTTTGGCGACCGCCACCTATTCTGCGCCTGCCCAAGTATTGACAATTATGAGTAG
- the lrp gene encoding leucine-responsive transcriptional regulator Lrp, with protein MKINQMMTLDRFDKHILRELQNDGRISNVELAKRIGLSPTPCLERVKRLEKQGVIKSYTALLDPQYLDAAMLVYIEISLNRSSADVFERFNRAANQIDEILECHLVSGDFDYLLKTRVANMSAYRKVLNQTLLSLPDIKDSRTYVVMEEVKYLTSINIPK; from the coding sequence ATGAAAATCAATCAGATGATGACTCTAGATAGGTTCGATAAACACATTTTACGAGAGTTGCAAAATGATGGCCGAATATCCAATGTGGAATTAGCGAAAAGGATTGGTTTAAGTCCTACCCCTTGTTTAGAACGGGTAAAACGGCTAGAAAAGCAGGGGGTTATTAAATCCTATACTGCGTTATTAGACCCGCAATATCTTGATGCCGCGATGCTGGTTTATATCGAAATATCATTAAATAGAAGCAGTGCGGATGTATTTGAGCGATTTAATCGTGCAGCTAACCAAATCGATGAAATCTTGGAATGCCATCTTGTCTCTGGTGATTTTGACTATTTATTAAAAACCCGTGTTGCTAATATGTCTGCTTATCGTAAAGTTTTAAACCAAACGTTGCTTTCATTACCGGATATCAAAGATTCTCGTACTTATGTGGTCATGGAAGAGGTTAAATACTTAACCTCTATCAATATTCCTAAATAG
- a CDS encoding endonuclease: MNTLIKKVLFSLSLVLSTASVIAANQSNDSFSRAKKNMENEVYSNNRSTLYCGAAFDKRKNITPPTGFETSTHLKRAKKVEWEHVVPAENFGRTFSEWRDGDKQCVNSKGKAFKGRRCAEKVNQEYRYMQADMFNLYPAIGAVNALRSNYNFTMLPAAKNSFGSCAMKIENSKAEPPEAARGQISRTYLYMEDTYSRYRMSNQQRQLMNAWDKMYPVSAWECQRAKKIAALQKNSNHVVQSRCEAKNLWKR; encoded by the coding sequence ATGAATACACTTATTAAGAAAGTGCTTTTTTCGCTTTCACTTGTACTATCGACAGCTTCTGTTATCGCTGCCAATCAATCTAACGACTCCTTCAGTCGTGCTAAAAAAAACATGGAGAATGAAGTCTATAGCAACAATCGTTCTACCCTATATTGTGGTGCGGCATTTGATAAGCGTAAAAATATCACCCCTCCCACGGGTTTTGAAACTTCGACACACTTGAAACGCGCTAAAAAAGTTGAATGGGAACATGTCGTGCCCGCTGAAAACTTTGGCCGTACATTTTCAGAGTGGCGCGATGGCGATAAGCAATGTGTGAATAGCAAAGGTAAGGCATTTAAAGGTAGACGCTGTGCAGAAAAAGTTAATCAAGAGTATCGCTATATGCAAGCGGATATGTTTAATTTATACCCCGCTATTGGCGCTGTAAATGCGTTAAGAAGTAATTATAATTTTACGATGCTACCTGCCGCAAAAAACAGTTTTGGTAGTTGTGCGATGAAAATAGAGAATAGTAAAGCAGAGCCACCAGAAGCGGCAAGAGGCCAAATTTCTCGTACTTATTTATACATGGAAGACACTTATAGCCGTTATCGAATGAGTAACCAGCAGAGACAACTGATGAATGCATGGGACAAAATGTACCCAGTCAGCGCGTGGGAATGTCAGCGGGCTAAAAAAATAGCAGCCCTGCAAAAAAATAGTAATCATGTTGTGCAAAGTCGCTGCGAAGCTAAAAATTTGTGGAAAAGATAA
- the gcvH gene encoding glycine cleavage system protein GcvH, which translates to MESTLKFTETHEWALDNGDGTITMGISNQAQKFLGDVVFVDLPEVGDEVDAGDSFSLVESVKAASDLYAPVSGEIIEINEELESSPELINESPYSAGWIVKIQLSDPSELDDLLSSEEYLALNEDEDED; encoded by the coding sequence ATGGAAAGTACATTGAAGTTTACAGAAACACACGAGTGGGCACTTGATAATGGTGATGGCACCATCACGATGGGCATCTCGAACCAAGCACAAAAGTTTTTAGGTGATGTTGTTTTTGTTGATTTACCAGAGGTTGGAGATGAGGTCGATGCTGGAGATAGTTTTTCGCTAGTTGAGTCGGTAAAAGCCGCATCGGATCTTTATGCCCCCGTCTCAGGTGAAATTATCGAAATTAATGAAGAGCTCGAATCAAGTCCCGAGCTAATAAATGAATCCCCCTATTCAGCAGGCTGGATAGTTAAAATTCAACTATCAGATCCAAGCGAGCTCGACGACTTGCTTTCAAGTGAAGAATATTTGGCATTAAACGAGGATGAGGACGAAGACTAA
- a CDS encoding arabinogalactan endo-beta-1,4-galactanase, with product MSSVENNFIRGVDLSSANQMQDCGIIFYDRDGAKNVYQIISEQGGNLARIRIWVNPNWQDADGKVNHYSNYADVKLSIQQAKANNMKVMLDFHYSDTWADPSAQIIPKAWEKYLGDTDSLAARVYLYSNDVLSRLALAQLSPDYVQIGNEIDREIMVPWDNKGYPINWVRNAALLNAGIKAARKEGNGQAKIIIHIANASNANHWFWAAKNAGVTDFDIIGLSYYAQWSELNIAELGQNIKALKKRYTKDVMIVETALPWTDKWNDQLHNVLAVMPKGYQPASPENQARWLLDLKKEAIKQSVLGIIYWEPAWVSNACSASGFKQKSGSSWENATFFDFDNKLIENGGVRFLAE from the coding sequence GTGTCTTCTGTTGAAAACAATTTCATTCGTGGCGTTGACCTTTCATCGGCTAATCAAATGCAAGATTGTGGGATCATTTTTTATGATCGTGATGGCGCAAAAAATGTTTACCAGATTATATCTGAGCAAGGTGGCAATCTGGCTAGGATCCGGATATGGGTAAATCCAAATTGGCAGGACGCGGATGGCAAGGTTAATCACTATTCAAACTACGCAGATGTCAAATTAAGCATTCAACAAGCAAAGGCTAATAACATGAAAGTCATGCTTGATTTTCATTATTCTGACACATGGGCAGATCCTAGTGCACAAATTATCCCTAAAGCTTGGGAAAAATATCTAGGGGATACGGATTCGTTAGCTGCAAGAGTATACCTATATAGCAATGATGTTCTTTCTAGACTTGCACTTGCACAATTAAGTCCTGATTATGTTCAAATAGGCAATGAGATAGATCGCGAAATAATGGTCCCATGGGATAACAAAGGCTACCCAATTAACTGGGTACGTAATGCTGCATTATTAAATGCAGGAATAAAAGCGGCGCGTAAAGAAGGAAATGGTCAGGCAAAAATCATCATTCATATAGCCAATGCATCAAATGCTAATCATTGGTTTTGGGCTGCAAAAAATGCTGGTGTCACTGATTTTGATATAATCGGTTTATCCTATTATGCACAATGGTCTGAATTAAATATCGCAGAGCTCGGCCAGAATATAAAAGCGCTTAAAAAACGCTATACTAAAGATGTAATGATTGTAGAAACTGCTTTACCTTGGACAGATAAATGGAATGACCAACTACATAATGTTTTGGCCGTCATGCCCAAAGGATATCAACCTGCAAGCCCAGAAAATCAGGCGCGTTGGTTGTTAGATTTAAAAAAAGAGGCGATTAAACAAAGTGTTCTTGGCATTATTTATTGGGAACCAGCTTGGGTTAGTAATGCTTGTTCTGCATCAGGGTTTAAACAAAAATCCGGTTCATCATGGGAAAATGCAACCTTCTTTGATTTTGATAATAAATTAATTGAAAATGGTGGAGTCCGCTTTTTAGCCGAGTAA
- a CDS encoding diguanylate cyclase, giving the protein MILDISGEIQGVELVEDIREQFPSTTLGILGVTPHGYNSQLSIEFLKKGANDFITKPFVKEQLTLRIMQVLEMLDTIKEKSIEATIDPLTQLKNRRALESESKKLIQSALISNSYLSVAMIDIDHFKLINDTYGHDIGDDILKLISQVLKSSLRKKDLIVRNGGEEFCIVLSDLTLKKAIDVFEILRKKIASTSYKKDGVKINVTVSIGLFHGIKKDLKSMMRLADEKLYIAKDNGRNKLVS; this is encoded by the coding sequence TTGATTCTTGATATAAGTGGAGAAATACAAGGTGTAGAGCTTGTTGAAGATATAAGAGAGCAATTTCCATCTACTACTCTTGGAATTCTTGGTGTTACACCACATGGTTACAATAGCCAACTTTCTATTGAATTTTTGAAAAAAGGAGCAAATGACTTTATTACTAAACCTTTTGTTAAAGAGCAATTAACTCTTAGAATTATGCAAGTGCTCGAAATGCTAGATACTATAAAAGAAAAAAGTATAGAGGCTACAATTGATCCGCTTACTCAACTAAAAAATCGACGTGCTTTAGAAAGCGAGTCTAAAAAATTAATACAATCTGCACTTATTTCTAACAGTTATTTATCTGTTGCAATGATAGACATAGATCATTTTAAGCTTATTAATGATACTTATGGCCATGATATTGGTGATGATATTTTAAAATTAATTAGCCAAGTTTTGAAATCTAGCCTCAGAAAAAAAGATCTTATTGTTAGGAATGGTGGAGAGGAGTTTTGTATTGTTCTTTCTGATTTGACGCTAAAGAAAGCTATTGATGTTTTTGAAATCTTGAGAAAAAAAATAGCATCAACGTCATATAAAAAAGATGGTGTAAAGATTAATGTTACCGTTTCCATCGGTTTATTTCATGGTATAAAAAAAGATCTTAAATCAATGATGAGGCTAGCCGATGAAAAACTGTATATTGCAAAAGACAATGGGCGTAACAAATTAGTTTCATAG
- the ald gene encoding alanine dehydrogenase, which yields MFIGVPKEIKNHEYRVGMTPASVRELVQNGHDVLVQKDAAVGIGFSDADYIDAGATIAQDAASIFAAVDMIVKVKEPQPSECAMLRPDQILFTYLHLAPDLQQTELLLKSGAICIAYETVTDNKGGLPLLAPMSEVAGRMSIQAGAQALEKSNGGRGILLGGVPGVAPAKVVVIGGGMVGNNAAQMAVGLGAEVTILDRNINTLRALNMQFGNSAKVLFSTTEVLEQEVLAADLVIGAVLIPGAAAPKLVTKEHIAKMKPGAAIVDVAIDQGGCFETSHATTHQDPTYIVDDVVHYCVANMPGAVSLTSSFALNNATLPYIIKLANLGYKKALQSDRGLMQGLNVISGKIACESVAKAHNMPFVAPDLLLL from the coding sequence ATGTTTATTGGTGTACCTAAAGAAATTAAAAACCATGAATACCGTGTTGGCATGACGCCTGCCAGTGTGCGTGAACTTGTACAAAATGGCCACGATGTTCTAGTACAAAAAGATGCGGCGGTTGGGATTGGCTTTAGCGATGCAGATTATATCGACGCTGGCGCGACCATTGCGCAAGATGCAGCCTCTATTTTTGCAGCAGTTGATATGATTGTGAAAGTTAAAGAGCCACAACCGTCTGAATGTGCAATGTTACGTCCAGATCAAATTTTATTTACCTATCTTCACCTCGCCCCTGATTTACAACAAACCGAACTGTTACTCAAATCTGGTGCGATTTGTATTGCCTATGAAACGGTTACCGATAATAAAGGTGGTTTACCCTTGCTAGCTCCCATGTCCGAAGTGGCTGGACGTATGTCTATCCAAGCGGGCGCGCAGGCATTGGAAAAATCTAATGGTGGACGGGGTATCTTGTTAGGCGGAGTCCCTGGCGTAGCACCTGCTAAAGTGGTTGTGATTGGTGGCGGTATGGTAGGCAATAATGCTGCACAAATGGCCGTAGGCTTAGGTGCAGAAGTAACCATTTTAGACCGTAATATTAATACCCTACGAGCTTTAAACATGCAGTTTGGTAATTCAGCGAAAGTGCTTTTTTCAACAACGGAAGTATTAGAGCAAGAGGTGCTTGCTGCCGATTTAGTGATTGGTGCCGTATTGATTCCCGGTGCGGCAGCCCCCAAATTGGTGACTAAAGAACATATCGCAAAAATGAAACCCGGTGCGGCGATTGTTGATGTAGCTATCGATCAAGGGGGCTGTTTTGAAACATCACATGCCACTACCCATCAAGATCCGACCTATATTGTTGATGATGTGGTGCATTACTGTGTCGCTAACATGCCAGGGGCTGTATCACTCACGTCATCATTTGCCCTAAATAATGCAACGCTGCCCTATATTATTAAACTCGCAAATTTAGGTTACAAAAAAGCATTGCAAAGTGATCGCGGATTAATGCAAGGGCTCAATGTTATTTCAGGAAAAATCGCCTGCGAAAGTGTTGCCAAGGCACATAATATGCCCTTTGTTGCACCCGATCTTCTTTTACTGTAA
- a CDS encoding MATE family efflux transporter produces MQKGKFVTGNIFQHIVVMSSTNAIGLTALFLVDLADLFFISLLGEIELAAAVGYAGTIAFFTTSISIGLAITMSALVSKAIGQQDRKKACQLVINIMVTGFIISAIVAAIAWYFTPELLTLIGARGLTHAFAVDYLRILLPSLPVLGVAMSAGAALRSVGDAKRAMLSTLAGGGVNAILDPLFIFTFGLGLHGAAAASVVARFAVAWVALYGVMVKHQLISRFRYKLWLTDQREIFNIAIPAMITNVATPLGNAYVTMTIASFGDSYVAGWAIIGRLIPVAFGMIFAMSGAVGPIIGQNYGALLYDRVKLSLTRAIQFTSCYVILLALIIYLSQNLIIQLFGAQADGAELIRFYCTWICVSFTFNGILFIANAAFNNLGYPTTSTIMNIGKATIGTIPFVYFGGQWFGAIGVITGQAIGSIIFGLLAWFWAQRVLHHLESDAKPSITEEDEQPLNSALPLTPFCSSRAYMCADSEESMITEPAEKSRK; encoded by the coding sequence ATGCAAAAAGGCAAATTCGTCACTGGTAATATTTTTCAGCATATTGTTGTTATGTCATCAACCAATGCCATTGGCTTAACTGCATTATTTCTTGTTGACCTTGCAGATCTATTTTTTATCAGTTTATTAGGCGAAATTGAACTGGCAGCCGCAGTGGGGTATGCCGGCACAATCGCATTTTTTACAACGTCGATTTCAATCGGTTTAGCCATAACAATGAGTGCCTTAGTATCAAAAGCGATAGGGCAGCAAGATCGTAAAAAAGCATGCCAATTAGTCATTAATATTATGGTTACGGGCTTTATTATTAGCGCTATTGTCGCTGCAATCGCATGGTATTTTACACCTGAACTACTTACTTTAATTGGTGCGCGCGGCCTAACACACGCTTTTGCCGTTGACTACCTGCGTATATTACTTCCGTCATTGCCTGTTTTAGGTGTGGCGATGAGTGCTGGCGCAGCGTTACGTTCCGTCGGTGATGCGAAAAGGGCAATGCTATCAACCTTAGCTGGCGGCGGTGTTAATGCCATTTTGGATCCGCTGTTTATCTTTACTTTTGGTTTAGGGCTGCATGGTGCAGCGGCTGCATCCGTTGTCGCACGTTTTGCGGTTGCTTGGGTTGCACTGTATGGGGTTATGGTTAAACATCAATTAATTAGTCGATTCCGCTATAAATTATGGCTAACGGATCAAAGAGAGATCTTTAATATTGCTATCCCGGCTATGATAACCAATGTCGCAACACCATTAGGTAACGCTTATGTCACGATGACGATTGCATCCTTTGGTGATAGTTACGTCGCTGGTTGGGCGATTATTGGACGATTGATACCAGTTGCCTTTGGCATGATTTTCGCCATGTCTGGTGCTGTTGGTCCTATTATTGGGCAAAACTATGGGGCGCTTTTATATGATCGCGTGAAATTAAGCTTAACGCGTGCCATACAATTTACATCCTGTTATGTTATTTTGCTTGCGTTAATTATTTATCTTAGCCAAAACCTGATTATTCAGCTATTTGGTGCACAAGCTGACGGGGCTGAGTTAATCCGTTTTTATTGCACATGGATATGTGTCTCCTTTACCTTTAATGGCATTCTTTTTATCGCGAATGCTGCATTTAATAATCTAGGCTATCCAACAACATCAACCATTATGAATATAGGAAAAGCAACGATTGGTACTATTCCATTTGTATATTTTGGTGGTCAATGGTTTGGTGCTATTGGCGTTATAACTGGGCAGGCTATTGGTTCGATAATTTTCGGACTGTTAGCTTGGTTCTGGGCGCAACGTGTGTTGCATCATTTAGAGAGTGATGCAAAACCATCTATAACCGAGGAAGATGAACAGCCATTAAATTCAGCTTTACCATTAACACCATTTTGCTCTAGCCGAGCCTATATGTGCGCAGATAGTGAAGAAAGTATGATCACTGAACCTGCTGAAAAATCGAGGAAATAA
- a CDS encoding GFA family protein, with product MNKELTGGCCCGAVSFAVEDNFSHFYFCHCEQCRKLTGSAHASNLFTEPDNIRWIAGQDKIKRFIHPTRSFSKNFCLVCGSALPFLSQSGRYLLVPAGSLNTEPTKRVDAQIFCSEQTQWHKSGIKAIKVDKFL from the coding sequence ATGAATAAAGAATTAACAGGTGGATGCTGCTGTGGTGCGGTCAGTTTTGCTGTTGAAGATAACTTTAGTCACTTTTATTTTTGTCATTGTGAACAATGTAGAAAACTAACCGGTTCAGCACATGCATCCAATTTATTTACTGAGCCTGATAATATACGTTGGATTGCTGGACAGGATAAAATAAAGCGTTTTATCCATCCAACGCGTTCATTTTCTAAAAACTTTTGTCTTGTTTGTGGCTCAGCTTTACCATTTTTGTCACAAAGCGGTAGATATTTACTTGTTCCAGCAGGAAGCTTAAACACAGAACCAACGAAAAGAGTAGACGCGCAAATTTTTTGCTCGGAACAAACTCAGTGGCATAAATCAGGTATTAAAGCCATTAAAGTAGATAAATTTCTTTAA